One Mycobacteroides abscessus ATCC 19977 genomic window carries:
- the rplL gene encoding 50S ribosomal protein L7/L12 → MAKLSTEELLDAFAELTLLELSEFVKAFEEKFEVTAAAPVAVAAVGGAAPAAADAAEEQSEFDVILESAGDKKIGVIKVVREIVSGLGLKEAKDLVDGAPKPLLEKVAKEAADDAKAKLEAAGATVTVK, encoded by the coding sequence ATGGCAAAGCTGAGCACCGAGGAACTGCTTGACGCGTTCGCCGAGCTGACCCTGCTCGAGCTGTCCGAGTTCGTCAAGGCGTTCGAGGAGAAGTTCGAGGTCACCGCTGCCGCTCCGGTCGCCGTTGCCGCTGTCGGTGGCGCTGCCCCGGCCGCCGCTGACGCTGCCGAAGAGCAGAGCGAGTTCGACGTCATCCTGGAGAGCGCCGGCGACAAGAAGATCGGCGTCATCAAGGTTGTACGCGAGATCGTCTCCGGCCTGGGCCTGAAGGAAGCCAAGGACCTGGTCGACGGCGCCCCCAAGCCGCTGCTGGAGAAGGTCGCTAAGGAGGCTGCCGACGACGCCAAGGCCAAGCTCGAGGCCGCCGGCGCGACGGTCACCGTCAAGTAG